Proteins encoded together in one Bacteroides ovatus window:
- the mobC gene encoding conjugal transfer protein MobC — protein sequence MQQEDDLRALAKIMEFGRAVSIFLLVVHVYVYCYPSITSWNLNLEVIDKIIMNFNNTTGIFNCVLWSKLAVTLLLAVSCLGTKGVKGEKITRHKIYAALFAGCILFFLNWWILDLSLPHTAVTTLYVFTLVSGYLCLLMAGLWMSRLYRHNLMEDVFNLENESFQQETRLMENEYSVNLPTKFQYQGRLNDGWINVVNPFRATIVLGTPGSGKSYAVVNNYIRQMISKGYSCYIYDYKFDDLSVIAYNTLLNNMDKYKVKPKFYVINFDNPRKSHRCNPINPEFMTDISDAYEASYTIMLNLNKTWIEKQGDFFVESPIILLAAIIWYLKIYKNGIYCTFPHAVELLNKPYSDLFTILTSYPELENYLSPFMDAWKSGAQDQLQGQIASAKIPLTRMISPQLYWAMTGNDFSLDINNPNEPKLLCVGNNPDRQNIYSAALGLYNSRIVKLINKKGQLKSTVIIDELPTIYFRGLDNLIATARSNKVAVCLGFQDFSQLNRDYGEKESKVVQNTVGNIFSGQVVGETARTLSERFGKVLQKRQSVSINRQDVSTSINTQLDSLIPASKIANLSQGTFVGAVSDNFGEKIDQKIFHAEIIVDHAKVSAEEKAYKPIPVINEFRDREGNDIMMQQIGRNYDRIKADAQAIINMEMERIKKDPELCKRLGLENKDDQKKKNGEQE from the coding sequence ATGCAACAAGAAGATGATTTGAGAGCACTCGCCAAAATAATGGAATTCGGAAGGGCAGTGAGCATTTTTCTTTTAGTGGTACACGTGTATGTGTATTGTTATCCGAGCATTACCAGTTGGAATTTAAATCTGGAAGTGATAGACAAGATAATTATGAACTTCAACAATACAACCGGTATTTTCAATTGCGTCTTATGGAGCAAACTGGCAGTTACCCTGCTGCTGGCTGTCTCGTGTCTGGGGACAAAAGGCGTCAAGGGCGAGAAGATCACCCGGCATAAAATCTATGCAGCACTCTTCGCAGGATGCATCCTTTTCTTTCTCAACTGGTGGATATTGGATTTGAGCCTGCCCCATACGGCTGTCACCACACTTTATGTCTTCACATTGGTTTCCGGTTATCTTTGCCTGCTGATGGCAGGATTATGGATGAGCCGTTTATACAGACACAACCTGATGGAAGATGTATTCAATCTCGAAAACGAGTCTTTCCAACAGGAAACCCGGTTGATGGAAAATGAATACTCAGTCAACTTGCCGACAAAGTTTCAGTATCAGGGGAGGCTCAATGACGGATGGATTAATGTGGTAAATCCCTTCCGCGCAACCATAGTTTTGGGGACGCCCGGTTCGGGAAAATCATACGCAGTGGTAAATAACTACATACGCCAGATGATTTCAAAGGGATATAGTTGCTATATCTATGATTACAAATTCGATGACCTGTCCGTAATCGCGTATAACACATTGTTAAACAATATGGATAAATATAAGGTAAAGCCCAAATTCTATGTCATTAATTTCGATAACCCGCGTAAATCACATAGATGTAATCCTATCAATCCGGAGTTCATGACGGACATCTCGGATGCATATGAAGCAAGCTACACAATCATGCTGAATTTGAACAAAACGTGGATTGAAAAACAGGGAGATTTTTTTGTGGAATCACCCATCATTCTTCTGGCGGCAATTATCTGGTATTTAAAGATTTACAAAAATGGCATCTATTGCACATTCCCTCATGCAGTGGAACTGCTGAACAAACCGTATTCAGATTTATTTACTATATTAACCTCTTATCCGGAGCTGGAGAACTACCTTTCACCCTTTATGGACGCCTGGAAATCCGGAGCGCAGGACCAGCTCCAGGGACAGATTGCCAGTGCAAAAATCCCGCTCACCAGAATGATTTCTCCACAGCTTTACTGGGCAATGACAGGTAATGATTTTTCCTTAGATATTAACAACCCGAATGAGCCGAAACTGCTGTGCGTAGGCAATAATCCCGACCGGCAGAATATTTATTCGGCAGCCCTGGGATTGTACAACTCCCGCATTGTAAAGCTGATTAATAAAAAAGGACAACTGAAAAGCACGGTAATCATTGACGAATTACCGACTATATATTTCAGGGGACTGGACAATCTGATTGCCACGGCACGAAGCAACAAGGTAGCAGTCTGTCTGGGCTTTCAGGATTTCAGCCAATTAAACCGCGATTATGGTGAAAAAGAATCCAAAGTGGTGCAAAACACTGTGGGCAATATTTTTAGTGGCCAGGTGGTCGGGGAAACCGCCAGGACACTTTCAGAGCGGTTCGGGAAAGTACTCCAGAAGCGGCAGTCCGTATCCATCAACCGTCAGGATGTGTCCACCTCTATCAACACGCAACTCGACTCTCTTATTCCTGCTTCCAAGATAGCAAACCTCTCGCAGGGGACCTTTGTCGGTGCCGTATCGGATAATTTCGGGGAGAAGATAGACCAGAAAATCTTTCATGCGGAGATCATCGTCGACCATGCAAAGGTCAGCGCGGAGGAGAAGGCATATAAGCCGATCCCTGTCATTAATGAATTCAGGGACAGGGAGGGAAACGACATCATGATGCAGCAGATAGGGCGGAACTATGACAGGATCAAGGCGGATGCGCAGGCAATCATCAACATGGAAATGGAACGCATTAAAAAAGACCCGGAACTCTGCAAACGACTGGGACTGGAGAATAAAGATGACCAAAAGAAGAAAAACGGGGAACAGGAATAA
- a CDS encoding sigma-54-dependent transcriptional regulator has product MKNILIIEDDVVFSRSISNWLKKKGMTTGHVATLSAARKELQAKEFDLVLADLRLPDGSSMELLKWMKGKHYSIPFLIMTSYGQVENAVEAMQLGASNYLCKPVQPDRLWEVIEKELSRSQHGSTEFYCGESEKAREMYRLIGPVARSDMSVLLRGASGTGKEHIAAEIHERSLRRHKPFVAVDCGAVSDDLARSEFFGHCKGAFTGADSDKAGLFQAAEGGTLFLDEIGNLAPVNQTKLLRVLQEKRYLPVGTVRERPFDVRLIAATNADLEKAIAEGSFREDLYHRLNEFTIRVPLLSECGEDILPLAEFFLKQFSARYGKSVQGFDREAAAVLRQYGWPGNIRELKNTVRRAVVFAGEGRISAQELNLDQDVKLGNMIIRPEKEEQQILRILGQTGNNRTLAARILGISRTALYYKLKKYGIV; this is encoded by the coding sequence ATGAAAAATATACTGATTATAGAGGATGATGTTGTCTTCAGCCGCAGTATCAGTAACTGGTTGAAGAAAAAGGGTATGACAACCGGGCATGTGGCTACACTCTCGGCAGCCCGTAAGGAACTTCAGGCTAAAGAGTTCGACCTTGTCCTGGCAGACCTACGCCTGCCGGACGGCAGCAGTATGGAGTTGCTGAAGTGGATGAAAGGAAAACATTATTCCATCCCGTTCCTTATCATGACCAGTTACGGTCAGGTGGAGAATGCAGTGGAAGCCATGCAGCTTGGGGCTTCCAATTACCTTTGCAAGCCGGTACAACCGGACCGGCTTTGGGAAGTCATAGAAAAAGAGCTCAGCCGTTCGCAGCATGGCAGCACAGAATTCTACTGCGGTGAAAGTGAAAAGGCCCGTGAAATGTACCGGCTGATAGGCCCTGTGGCCCGTTCCGACATGTCCGTCTTGCTTCGCGGAGCATCGGGTACGGGTAAGGAACATATTGCTGCTGAGATTCATGAGCGGAGCCTGCGCAGACACAAGCCTTTTGTTGCCGTGGATTGCGGTGCTGTTTCCGATGATCTTGCCAGATCCGAGTTCTTCGGACACTGTAAGGGGGCGTTTACGGGTGCGGACAGTGACAAGGCGGGACTTTTTCAGGCTGCCGAAGGTGGTACGTTGTTCCTTGATGAAATCGGTAACCTTGCTCCCGTGAATCAGACGAAACTGCTTCGTGTTCTGCAGGAGAAGCGTTATTTGCCGGTCGGGACAGTCAGGGAACGTCCCTTTGACGTCCGCCTTATCGCCGCCACCAATGCGGATCTGGAGAAAGCTATAGCGGAAGGGAGTTTTCGGGAGGATTTGTACCACCGGCTGAACGAGTTCACTATCCGGGTTCCCCTGCTCTCCGAATGCGGGGAGGATATCCTTCCGTTGGCTGAATTCTTTCTGAAGCAGTTTTCCGCGAGATACGGGAAATCGGTTCAGGGCTTCGACCGGGAAGCGGCTGCCGTGTTACGACAATACGGCTGGCCAGGGAATATTCGTGAGCTGAAGAATACCGTCCGGCGTGCCGTCGTGTTTGCCGGGGAGGGGCGGATATCCGCGCAGGAACTGAATCTGGATCAGGACGTGAAATTGGGAAATATGATTATCCGTCCGGAAAAGGAGGAGCAGCAGATACTTCGGATACTTGGGCAGACCGGCAACAACCGCACCCTTGCCGCCCGTATACTCGGCATCAGCCGGACTGCCCTGTATTACAAGCTGAAGAAATACGGGATTGTGTGA
- a CDS encoding ATP-binding protein — protein MWLRFKIFVGYITLIALLTFTIYFFRKEQTKRIMLQQDEQELLHFWHLTGEAYAGLLDLATYGETVSVWDENDRSTYQKRRDEVCGTLQSLKQYVHTSEQRVRIDSLCLLLERKGQLLDTVMHTFSRFRSVGEIINRKIPMIASRARDDRTLVGVKEEIPKKSFWSFLKRKKRKSVYLEQKEKRERLHPAEMDRQISTAGMLYSLNRELTGRQETERERLLAQMERLYNNNMALNCRLYGIIRDFESETDRRLEERYMQFLWARDRSFYTVSTLAVFISLLTILLYIIIHRELNRRNRYRRQLEASNRENTELLQSRKCMMLTIAHDLRSPLATIRATAELLPDEKERAGQAEYAENIRHASDYMLSLVDTLMNFYLLDTGQARENISVFCLETLFREIANNYMPLVQKKGLQLFPRYSGLNVVVSCDKGHLQQIVNNLLSNALKFTGKGYVRLEATFSSGELCIKVQDTGAGMNDEEQKRIFDAFERLDNARGISGFGLGLAIVSRLVSQLGGSIGVESHPGKGSCFTVSLPLYPADSSSLKEELQFPSDYQTEGLRILLLDDDPRQLSVTREMFRRNRVECDCYTDFRQVVAKLRDEDYDALLTDIRMPDMDGFGLLELLRSSNMERAGTIPVIAVTADMDPEEEYLSRGFSGCVRKPFLMNDLLETVSRIVGKTRRTVWQPDFSLILSEEDNKDEMLGVFISESRKDLDRLHGALEKDDRQTVREILHKNLPLWTSVRLDYPIEELQTVVLSDPELWTEEQIRCIYKIGEAAGKLTTCAENIKKNIK, from the coding sequence ATGTGGCTGAGATTTAAAATATTTGTAGGATATATCACTCTGATTGCCCTGCTCACTTTTACCATTTATTTTTTCCGCAAAGAACAGACAAAGCGTATTATGCTTCAACAGGATGAACAGGAACTTCTTCATTTCTGGCATCTGACCGGCGAAGCCTACGCCGGTCTGTTGGATCTTGCTACTTATGGAGAGACGGTCAGTGTGTGGGACGAGAACGATCGGAGTACTTACCAGAAAAGGAGAGATGAAGTATGCGGCACATTACAGTCCTTGAAGCAATATGTTCATACATCTGAACAACGGGTGCGTATAGATTCGCTGTGCCTGCTTTTGGAGAGAAAGGGGCAGTTGCTTGACACGGTTATGCATACGTTCAGTCGTTTTCGTTCGGTTGGTGAAATCATAAACCGGAAAATTCCGATGATTGCATCCCGTGCCCGCGATGACAGAACGCTTGTTGGAGTAAAAGAGGAAATTCCGAAGAAAAGTTTCTGGTCCTTCCTCAAACGCAAGAAGAGAAAATCCGTTTATTTGGAACAGAAAGAAAAACGGGAACGGCTGCATCCAGCGGAAATGGACCGGCAGATTTCAACTGCCGGTATGCTGTATTCTCTGAACAGGGAACTGACCGGCAGGCAGGAGACTGAGCGTGAAAGGTTGTTGGCACAAATGGAGCGTCTGTACAATAATAATATGGCATTAAACTGCAGATTGTACGGTATCATTAGGGATTTTGAATCGGAAACGGACCGGCGCCTTGAAGAACGTTACATGCAGTTCCTTTGGGCACGAGACCGGTCCTTTTATACGGTTTCCACCCTTGCCGTCTTTATTTCATTGCTGACTATTCTCCTTTATATTATCATACATAGGGAGTTGAATCGACGGAACCGATACCGGCGTCAGTTGGAAGCTTCCAACAGGGAAAACACGGAACTTCTCCAATCCAGGAAGTGTATGATGCTGACTATCGCCCATGACCTGCGTTCTCCCCTTGCCACCATCAGAGCAACGGCAGAACTGTTGCCCGATGAAAAGGAAAGGGCCGGACAGGCGGAATACGCTGAAAATATCCGGCATGCATCGGACTATATGCTTTCTCTGGTTGACACGCTGATGAATTTCTATCTGCTTGATACAGGGCAGGCACGAGAGAATATCTCCGTCTTTTGTCTGGAAACCCTGTTCAGGGAGATTGCAAACAATTACATGCCGCTCGTCCAAAAGAAAGGATTGCAACTGTTTCCCCGGTATTCCGGTCTGAACGTTGTTGTCAGTTGCGACAAGGGACATTTGCAGCAGATTGTGAACAACCTGCTTTCCAACGCCCTGAAATTTACCGGGAAAGGATATGTCCGGCTGGAAGCGACATTCAGTAGCGGAGAACTGTGTATCAAAGTGCAGGATACGGGAGCGGGGATGAATGATGAGGAGCAGAAACGGATATTCGATGCGTTCGAAAGGCTTGACAATGCCCGCGGCATTTCAGGTTTCGGGCTTGGCCTTGCTATCGTTTCCCGGCTTGTTTCACAGCTGGGCGGTTCCATCGGGGTGGAGAGTCACCCGGGGAAAGGCAGCTGTTTTACCGTATCTCTGCCCCTTTACCCTGCCGACAGTAGTTCCTTGAAGGAGGAGTTACAATTTCCGTCTGATTATCAAACGGAAGGACTGCGTATTCTCCTTCTTGACGATGACCCGAGACAACTTTCCGTAACACGGGAGATGTTCAGGCGAAACCGGGTTGAATGTGACTGTTATACCGATTTCCGGCAGGTGGTTGCAAAATTGCGGGATGAGGATTATGACGCGTTGTTGACGGATATCCGCATGCCTGACATGGACGGTTTCGGGTTGCTGGAGTTGTTGCGTTCATCCAATATGGAAAGGGCTGGAACAATTCCGGTCATAGCCGTGACTGCCGATATGGATCCGGAAGAAGAGTACCTTTCCCGGGGATTTTCCGGATGTGTCCGTAAGCCTTTCCTGATGAATGACCTGTTGGAAACCGTTTCCCGAATTGTCGGAAAGACAAGACGGACGGTATGGCAACCGGATTTCTCTCTGATTCTTTCGGAAGAAGACAATAAGGATGAGATGCTCGGTGTCTTTATCTCGGAAAGCCGCAAGGACCTTGACAGGTTACATGGGGCGTTGGAAAAGGATGACCGCCAGACAGTCCGTGAGATCTTGCACAAGAACCTTCCCTTGTGGACAAGTGTCCGCCTTGATTATCCGATAGAGGAACTGCAAACAGTTGTGCTGTCCGATCCGGAACTCTGGACGGAAGAACAGATAAGGTGTATCTATAAGATAGGGGAAGCAGCAGGGAAACTAACTACCTGTGCTGAAAATATAAAGAAGAATATAAAATAA
- a CDS encoding glycoside hydrolase family 43 protein → MKKEMRYLVPGDYMADPAVHVFNGRVYIYPSHDWESGVEENDNGDHFNMKDYHVFSTDNIMHGEVTDHGIVLQVEDIPWAGRQLWDCDVAEKDGKYYMYFPLKDKNDIFHIGVAVSDKPEGPFIPQSDPIRGSYSIDPAILDDGDGNYYMYFGGLWGGQLQRYHNNKAVESAAFPADNEPAIPARVARLSRDMLEFAEKPRPVVILDEEGRPLTQGDNGRRFFEASWMHKYKGKYYFSYSTGDTHRLCYAVGDNPYGPFTYRGVILTPVVGWTTHHAIIEYQNKWYLFHHDCVPSGGKTWLRSLKVTELEYDMDGNIITIDGGA, encoded by the coding sequence ATGAAAAAAGAAATGAGATACCTGGTTCCGGGTGATTATATGGCAGATCCGGCCGTACATGTCTTTAATGGTAGGGTTTACATCTATCCCAGCCACGATTGGGAAAGCGGCGTAGAGGAGAACGATAATGGCGATCACTTTAATATGAAAGATTACCATGTCTTCTCTACTGACAACATAATGCATGGAGAAGTCACTGACCACGGCATTGTCCTGCAGGTAGAGGATATTCCCTGGGCAGGCCGCCAGTTATGGGATTGTGATGTGGCTGAGAAGGATGGAAAGTATTACATGTATTTTCCACTGAAGGATAAAAACGACATTTTTCATATTGGTGTGGCAGTTAGTGACAAACCGGAAGGTCCGTTTATTCCGCAATCTGATCCTATCAGAGGGAGTTACAGTATTGATCCCGCCATATTGGATGACGGTGATGGAAATTACTATATGTATTTTGGTGGCCTTTGGGGCGGGCAACTACAACGTTATCATAATAACAAGGCTGTGGAGAGTGCCGCGTTTCCGGCTGACAACGAACCAGCCATTCCCGCACGGGTGGCCAGGCTAAGCCGAGACATGCTGGAATTTGCAGAGAAGCCCCGTCCGGTTGTGATTCTGGATGAAGAAGGTCGTCCATTAACCCAGGGGGATAATGGACGTCGTTTCTTTGAGGCGTCCTGGATGCACAAATATAAGGGGAAATATTATTTTTCCTATTCTACGGGAGATACACATCGTTTGTGCTATGCTGTGGGTGACAATCCCTACGGGCCGTTCACTTACAGAGGTGTGATCCTTACGCCAGTGGTAGGCTGGACCACTCATCATGCCATTATTGAATATCAGAACAAATGGTATTTATTTCATCATGATTGTGTGCCTTCGGGTGGGAAAACCTGGCTTCGTAGTCTGAAAGTAACGGAACTGGAATATGATATGGACGGTAATATAATTACAATAGATGGAGGAGCGTAG
- a CDS encoding endo-1,4-beta-xylanase, whose amino-acid sequence MKQKMILVLLMITMLTSCSTAGGNDHQETTLRSLFGDRFLIGTALNTAQIIGRDTAALQIVRTHFNSVVAENCMKCEVIHPEENRYDFTQADKFVEFGEKNGMAVIGHCLIWHSQLAPWFCVDDAGNNVTPEILKQRMKAHITTIVSRYKGRIKGWDVVNEAIVEDGSYRKSKFYEILGKEFIPLAFRYAHEADPDAELYYNDYNMHVAGRRNTVVELVHSLKTKGLRIDAIGMQGHIGMDYPDIKEFEESMQVFAEAGVKVMVTEWDMSALPTISMTANVSDTAAYRKELNPYPVGLPDSVSQAWNFRMKMFLDLFVKHSNFVSRVTVWGVTDEDSWKNNFPVCGRHDYPLLFDRNYEPKPFVKELLFDKK is encoded by the coding sequence ATGAAACAAAAAATGATTTTGGTACTGCTGATGATCACTATGCTGACTTCTTGCAGTACGGCAGGAGGAAATGACCATCAGGAAACTACACTGAGGTCTCTCTTCGGTGACCGCTTTCTGATTGGAACAGCCCTGAATACCGCCCAGATTATTGGGAGGGATACAGCCGCTTTACAGATTGTCCGTACCCACTTCAATTCGGTGGTAGCGGAGAACTGTATGAAATGTGAAGTGATTCACCCCGAAGAGAATCGATATGATTTTACTCAGGCTGACAAATTTGTGGAATTTGGTGAAAAGAACGGAATGGCTGTTATCGGGCATTGCCTCATTTGGCACTCACAGCTTGCACCCTGGTTTTGTGTGGACGATGCGGGCAATAATGTCACTCCCGAAATATTGAAGCAGCGTATGAAAGCCCATATTACGACAATTGTAAGCCGTTATAAAGGACGGATTAAAGGGTGGGATGTCGTGAATGAGGCTATTGTGGAAGACGGTTCTTACCGCAAGAGTAAGTTTTATGAGATATTGGGTAAGGAATTTATCCCGTTGGCATTCCGTTATGCGCATGAGGCTGATCCGGATGCCGAACTCTATTATAATGATTATAATATGCATGTAGCGGGTCGCAGAAATACAGTGGTAGAACTGGTACATTCCTTGAAAACAAAAGGACTGCGTATTGATGCCATAGGTATGCAGGGGCATATCGGCATGGATTATCCTGATATAAAAGAGTTTGAAGAAAGTATGCAGGTTTTTGCCGAAGCCGGTGTGAAGGTGATGGTTACGGAATGGGACATGAGCGCTCTGCCTACTATCAGCATGACGGCCAATGTATCGGATACGGCTGCATATCGAAAAGAATTGAATCCCTATCCAGTGGGATTACCCGATTCGGTATCTCAGGCATGGAATTTTCGTATGAAAATGTTCCTTGACCTTTTTGTGAAACATTCGAATTTCGTATCCAGAGTGACAGTATGGGGAGTAACAGACGAAGACTCATGGAAAAACAACTTTCCGGTATGTGGTCGACATGATTATCCGCTTCTTTTTGATCGTAACTATGAACCGAAACCGTTTGTGAAAGAACTGCTCTTTGATAAAAAATAA
- a CDS encoding MFS transporter, with amino-acid sequence MDKIKDFHKLSWLQRIGFGSGDLAQNLIYQTVCMYLLLFYTNVYGLKPETVAVMFLIVRIVDVIWDPLVGTFVDKHNPRLGKYRAYLVLAGIPLTGFAILCFWNGFSGSLVYAYITYVGLSMLYTLINVPYGALNASLTRDTNEITTLTSVRMFLANTGGLAVAYGIPKLVACLSPDGLTNTAASADAWFATMTIYGIVGLLLLVFCFTQCKERVVMDAKETENVQVSDLWTEFRRNRPLRILAFFFITAFAMMAVGNSAGSYYMLYNVHGTSDQMANFMALGSIPAFIFMPLVPWIKRRIGKRAMFSVFLSVAIIGMALLYVISMIPSLKNQIWLVYVAQFVKSTGVIVATGYMWALVPEVISYGEYTTGKRISGIVNALTGIFYKAGMALGGVVPGLVLAYVGFDQKNTVSQSAFAEQGILWLVAVIPALLLLLAMFIISKYELDDMTVERINKEIETRTKI; translated from the coding sequence ATGGATAAAATAAAGGATTTTCATAAACTCTCCTGGCTTCAGCGAATAGGTTTCGGCTCAGGTGACTTGGCACAAAATCTGATTTATCAGACAGTATGCATGTATCTGCTATTGTTTTATACCAACGTCTACGGCCTTAAGCCCGAAACGGTAGCTGTAATGTTTCTCATTGTCCGAATAGTGGACGTAATTTGGGATCCGCTGGTCGGTACTTTTGTTGATAAACATAATCCACGCCTGGGTAAATATCGTGCTTATTTGGTGCTTGCAGGTATTCCTCTTACCGGATTTGCCATTCTTTGCTTCTGGAATGGATTTTCGGGTAGTCTGGTTTATGCCTATATTACTTATGTGGGGTTGTCGATGCTCTATACTTTAATAAATGTGCCTTATGGAGCCTTAAATGCCTCACTGACCCGTGATACGAACGAGATCACGACACTGACCAGTGTGCGTATGTTTTTGGCTAACACCGGAGGATTGGCTGTGGCTTACGGTATTCCTAAACTGGTGGCCTGTTTATCACCTGACGGACTGACGAATACAGCAGCTAGTGCCGATGCATGGTTTGCCACAATGACTATTTACGGTATTGTAGGATTGTTGCTGCTGGTTTTCTGTTTCACACAATGTAAAGAGCGGGTGGTAATGGATGCGAAAGAAACGGAGAATGTGCAGGTGTCCGATCTTTGGACAGAGTTTCGTCGTAATCGCCCGCTACGTATTCTGGCCTTTTTCTTTATCACGGCTTTCGCTATGATGGCTGTGGGAAATTCGGCAGGATCCTATTATATGTTATATAATGTACACGGAACGAGCGACCAGATGGCCAATTTCATGGCTCTTGGTTCCATTCCGGCCTTTATATTCATGCCTTTGGTACCGTGGATCAAACGCAGGATAGGAAAACGTGCTATGTTTTCTGTGTTTTTGTCGGTGGCTATTATTGGAATGGCGTTACTCTACGTCATTTCGATGATACCATCATTGAAAAATCAGATATGGCTGGTTTATGTGGCTCAGTTTGTCAAATCTACAGGTGTCATCGTAGCTACAGGTTATATGTGGGCATTGGTTCCTGAAGTCATTTCGTATGGTGAATATACCACGGGTAAACGCATTTCGGGCATTGTGAACGCATTGACGGGTATTTTCTATAAGGCGGGTATGGCCCTTGGCGGTGTAGTACCCGGTTTGGTGTTGGCTTATGTAGGTTTCGACCAGAAGAATACCGTCAGCCAGTCCGCTTTTGCCGAACAGGGTATTTTATGGTTGGTAGCCGTAATTCCCGCTTTGCTGCTTTTGCTGGCCATGTTCATCATTTCGAAATATGAACTGGACGATATGACTGTTGAACGTATCAATAAAGAAATAGAGACAAGAACGAAAATTTAA